The following proteins are encoded in a genomic region of Coffea eugenioides isolate CCC68of chromosome 6, Ceug_1.0, whole genome shotgun sequence:
- the LOC113774066 gene encoding uncharacterized protein LOC113774066 produces MHVKSKLQDWSRQSFGDIFQAVKDTEENLRQRQEEFDAARDDLSRMKLEEARAKYAHALGVECDYCKQKSAIKWIQERDVNTKFFHSFVKRRRSVNFILRIKDDAGHWLEDEEEVKASVEQFFAKLFMAEREGRAAPCFDFSLPSLTNEDNMKLQQLPSLQELKEVVFSMSKDSSPGPDCFGAGLVPGRSITDNILVAQELAMDIDRKLQCPNLMLKLDMEKVYDRVE; encoded by the exons ATGCATGTTAAAAGTAAACTTCAGGACTGGAGCAGGCAGTCGTTTGGAGATATCTTCCAAGCAGTGAAAGATACTGAAGAGAATTTACGGCAACGACAGGAAGAGTTTGACGCGGCCCGTGATGACTTATCCAGGATGAAGCTCGAGGAGGCTCGGGCAAAATATGCACATGCACTAGGCGTCGAATGTGATTATTGTAAGCAAAAATCGGCAATTAAATGGATTCAGGAAAGAGATGTCAATACCAAATTCTTCCACTCGTTCGTTAAGCGGCGGCGGAGTGTCAATTTTATATTGAGGATTAAGGATGATGCGGGTCATTGGCTTGAAGATGAGGAGGAGGTCAAAGCGTCAGTAGAGCAGTTCTTTGCAAAGTTGTTTATGGCAGAACGGGAGGGCCGGGCTGCTCCATGCTTTGACTTCTCGCTCCCCTCATTGACTAATGAGGACAATATGAAGCTCCAACAGCTGCCATCCCTACAGGAATTGAAAGAGGTGGTTTTCTCGATGTCTAAAGATAGTTCTCCAGGACCAGACTGCTTTGGGGCGG GCCTTGTCCCAGGCAGGAGTATTACTGACAACATTCTCGTAGCACAGGAACTGGCAATGGATATTGATAGGAAGTTGCAATGCCCGAACTTGATGTTGAAGTTGGACATGGAGAAGGTGTATGACAGAGTAGaatga